From Streptomyces sp. NBC_00237, a single genomic window includes:
- a CDS encoding acyl-CoA dehydrogenase family protein — translation MNLELSEEQRAVQRLARDFVAREIAPHAVEWDRTENVDKSIVKKLGALGFLGLTVPEEYGGSGGDHLAYCLVTEELGRGDSSVRGIVSVSLGLVAKTVAAWGSEEQKREWLPRLTSGDAIGCFGLTEPGTGSDAGNLITRAVRDGADYVISGTKTFITNGTWADVVLLFARSTDAPGHQGVTAFLVPTSAPGLSRRTLHGKLGLRGQATAELVLDDVRVPASAMLGPEGKGFSVAMSALAKGRMSVAAGCVGIAQAALDAALSYAGEREQFGKTIAHHQLVQELLCDIAVDVDAARLLTWRVADLIDRGEPFATAASQAKLFASEAAVRAANNALQVYGGYGYIDEYPAGKLLRDARVMTLYEGTSQIQKLVIGRALTGVSAF, via the coding sequence GTGAACCTGGAGCTCAGCGAGGAGCAGAGGGCCGTCCAGCGGCTCGCCCGGGACTTCGTGGCGCGCGAGATCGCCCCGCACGCCGTGGAGTGGGACCGTACCGAGAACGTCGACAAGTCGATCGTGAAGAAGCTGGGCGCGCTCGGCTTCCTCGGCCTCACGGTCCCCGAGGAGTACGGCGGCTCGGGCGGCGACCACCTCGCCTACTGCCTCGTCACCGAGGAACTCGGCCGTGGCGACTCCTCGGTGCGCGGCATCGTCTCCGTGTCGCTCGGACTGGTCGCCAAGACGGTCGCCGCGTGGGGGAGCGAGGAGCAGAAGCGGGAGTGGCTGCCGAGGCTCACCTCAGGCGACGCGATCGGCTGCTTCGGCCTCACCGAGCCCGGCACCGGCTCCGACGCGGGCAACCTGATCACGCGGGCGGTCCGGGACGGCGCCGACTACGTCATCAGCGGCACCAAGACGTTCATCACCAACGGCACCTGGGCCGACGTCGTCCTCCTCTTCGCCCGCTCCACCGACGCCCCCGGCCACCAGGGCGTCACCGCCTTCCTCGTCCCCACGAGCGCCCCCGGCCTCAGCCGCCGCACCCTGCACGGCAAGCTCGGACTGCGCGGCCAGGCCACCGCCGAACTCGTCCTCGACGACGTCCGCGTGCCCGCCTCCGCGATGCTCGGCCCCGAGGGCAAGGGCTTCTCCGTCGCCATGTCGGCACTGGCCAAGGGCCGCATGTCGGTCGCGGCGGGCTGCGTGGGGATCGCGCAGGCGGCGCTGGACGCGGCGCTCTCGTACGCCGGGGAGCGCGAGCAGTTCGGCAAGACCATCGCCCACCACCAGCTCGTCCAGGAGCTGCTCTGCGACATCGCGGTCGACGTCGACGCCGCGCGCCTGCTGACCTGGCGCGTCGCCGATCTGATCGACCGTGGCGAGCCCTTCGCCACCGCCGCGTCCCAGGCCAAGCTCTTCGCCTCCGAGGCCGCCGTCCGCGCGGCGAACAACGCCCTCCAGGTGTACGGCGGTTACGGCTACATCGACGAGTACCCGGCGGGCAAACTCCTGCGCGACGCCCGCGTGATGACCCTCTACGAAGGCACCAGCCAGATTCAGAAACTCGTCATCGGCCGTGCGCTGACCGGGGTTTCGGCCTTCTGA